A region from the Corylus avellana chromosome ca7, CavTom2PMs-1.0 genome encodes:
- the LOC132186154 gene encoding L10-interacting MYB domain-containing protein isoform X2, producing the protein MSHLPTGKATWTPAFHKIFLDLCIEQTLKGNKPGTHFTKEGWRNIVESFYEKTGSMYDKKQMKNHWSLTKEQWKVWIKLIGDSSMKWDPETKLLGASNEDWTNYIKANPEAAQFRYKELQFTDKLEIVFDGTINAGDIEASSRRKRQNGSLTSSLLRRKEQIIMTPDWKNEHLCDDETRSALMVQSTQGTTIASEQSMSSSSPRRAKAIWTPATHKIFIDLCLEQTLKGNKPGTHFTKQGWSNIVESFQKKTGLDYERLQLKNHWDITKEHWKVWSKLIGTSSMKWDPNTNQFGASEEDWENYLQANPEAAQFRFRELELADKLETIFDAMTVIGEFEPASQRRKYNDALTTSWLHYKEPAIPKPDEKTEPLYDAVESRDAVMIQRSAQRVPSTQGKLSYSIGECIDCLDGMEEIEQGSDLYLFALDIFLKKEYREVFLQLKKPSVRIAWLQRLQSLGPPL; encoded by the exons ATGTCTCACTTACCAACTGGAAAAGCCACATGGACACCTGCCTTCCACAAAATATTTCTTGATTTATGTATTGAACAAACATTAAAGGGTAATAAGCCTGGGACGCATTTTACTAAGGAGGGTTGGAGGAATATCGTCGAATCATTTTATGAAAAGACTGGTTCGATGTATGATAAGAAACAAATGAAGAATCACTGGTCATTAACCAAGGAACAATGGAAAGTCTGGATTAAGCTGATCGGTGATAGTAGTATGAAATGGGATCCAGAAACCAAGCTATTGGGTGCTAGCAACGAAGACTGGACCAACTATATAAAG GCAAACCCAGAAGCTGCACAATTTCGATATAAGGAACTCCAGTTTACTGACAAATTGGAAATTGTTTTTGATGGAACAATAAATGCTGGAGACATTGAAGCTTCGTCTAGGCGTAAGAGGCAGAATGGTAGTTTGACCTCCTCGCTTTTGCGCAGGAAAGAGCAAATAATAATGACACCAGATTGGAAGAATGAGCATCTATGTGATGATGAAACGAGGAGTGCTCTTATGGTTCAGTCTACTCAGGGCACAACAATTGCAAGTGAACAAAGTATGTCTAGCTCATCCCCTCGAAGGGCAAAAGCCATTTGGACGCCTGCCACCCACAAAATATTCATTGATCTATGTCTAGAACAGACATTAAAGGGGAATAAACCAGGAACACATTTTACTAAGCAGGGTTGGAGCAACATTGTTGaatcatttcagaaaaaaaCTGGTCTGGATTATGAAAGATTACAACTAAAGAATCATTGGGATATTACTAAGGAACACTGGAAAGTCTGGTCTAAGCTAATTGGCACTAGTAGTATGAAGTGGGATCCTAACACCAACCAATTTGGTGCAAGTGAAGAAGACTGGGAAAATTATTTACAG GCAAACCCAGAAGCCGCACAATTCCGCTTTAGGGAACTTGAGCTTGCTGACAAACTGGAGACCATCTTTGATGCAATGACAGTTATTGGAGAGTTCGAACCTGCTAGTCAGCGTAGGAAGTATAATGATGCTTTGACAACATCTTGGTTACATTACAAAGAACCAGCTATACCGAAGCCAGATGAGAAAACTGAGCCACTCTATGATGCTGTTGAATCAAGAGATGCTGTAATGATTCAGAGAAGTGCTCAAAGAGTTCCATCTACACAGGGCAAACTCAGTTACAGCATTGGGGAGTGCATCGACTGTCTTGATGGGATGGAGGAAATTGAACAAGGAAGTGACCTCTACTTGTTTGCCTTGGACATATTCCTGAAGAAGGAATACAGGgaagtttttcttcaacttaaGAAACCTAGTGTAAGGATTGCATGGTTGCAGCGCTTGCAATCACTTGGTCCACCTTTGTAA
- the LOC132186154 gene encoding L10-interacting MYB domain-containing protein isoform X1: protein MQSTRRIAIEESMSHLPTGKATWTPAFHKIFLDLCIEQTLKGNKPGTHFTKEGWRNIVESFYEKTGSMYDKKQMKNHWSLTKEQWKVWIKLIGDSSMKWDPETKLLGASNEDWTNYIKANPEAAQFRYKELQFTDKLEIVFDGTINAGDIEASSRRKRQNGSLTSSLLRRKEQIIMTPDWKNEHLCDDETRSALMVQSTQGTTIASEQSMSSSSPRRAKAIWTPATHKIFIDLCLEQTLKGNKPGTHFTKQGWSNIVESFQKKTGLDYERLQLKNHWDITKEHWKVWSKLIGTSSMKWDPNTNQFGASEEDWENYLQANPEAAQFRFRELELADKLETIFDAMTVIGEFEPASQRRKYNDALTTSWLHYKEPAIPKPDEKTEPLYDAVESRDAVMIQRSAQRVPSTQGKLSYSIGECIDCLDGMEEIEQGSDLYLFALDIFLKKEYREVFLQLKKPSVRIAWLQRLQSLGPPL, encoded by the exons TCTACCAGAAGAATTGCAATTGAAGAAAGTATGTCTCACTTACCAACTGGAAAAGCCACATGGACACCTGCCTTCCACAAAATATTTCTTGATTTATGTATTGAACAAACATTAAAGGGTAATAAGCCTGGGACGCATTTTACTAAGGAGGGTTGGAGGAATATCGTCGAATCATTTTATGAAAAGACTGGTTCGATGTATGATAAGAAACAAATGAAGAATCACTGGTCATTAACCAAGGAACAATGGAAAGTCTGGATTAAGCTGATCGGTGATAGTAGTATGAAATGGGATCCAGAAACCAAGCTATTGGGTGCTAGCAACGAAGACTGGACCAACTATATAAAG GCAAACCCAGAAGCTGCACAATTTCGATATAAGGAACTCCAGTTTACTGACAAATTGGAAATTGTTTTTGATGGAACAATAAATGCTGGAGACATTGAAGCTTCGTCTAGGCGTAAGAGGCAGAATGGTAGTTTGACCTCCTCGCTTTTGCGCAGGAAAGAGCAAATAATAATGACACCAGATTGGAAGAATGAGCATCTATGTGATGATGAAACGAGGAGTGCTCTTATGGTTCAGTCTACTCAGGGCACAACAATTGCAAGTGAACAAAGTATGTCTAGCTCATCCCCTCGAAGGGCAAAAGCCATTTGGACGCCTGCCACCCACAAAATATTCATTGATCTATGTCTAGAACAGACATTAAAGGGGAATAAACCAGGAACACATTTTACTAAGCAGGGTTGGAGCAACATTGTTGaatcatttcagaaaaaaaCTGGTCTGGATTATGAAAGATTACAACTAAAGAATCATTGGGATATTACTAAGGAACACTGGAAAGTCTGGTCTAAGCTAATTGGCACTAGTAGTATGAAGTGGGATCCTAACACCAACCAATTTGGTGCAAGTGAAGAAGACTGGGAAAATTATTTACAG GCAAACCCAGAAGCCGCACAATTCCGCTTTAGGGAACTTGAGCTTGCTGACAAACTGGAGACCATCTTTGATGCAATGACAGTTATTGGAGAGTTCGAACCTGCTAGTCAGCGTAGGAAGTATAATGATGCTTTGACAACATCTTGGTTACATTACAAAGAACCAGCTATACCGAAGCCAGATGAGAAAACTGAGCCACTCTATGATGCTGTTGAATCAAGAGATGCTGTAATGATTCAGAGAAGTGCTCAAAGAGTTCCATCTACACAGGGCAAACTCAGTTACAGCATTGGGGAGTGCATCGACTGTCTTGATGGGATGGAGGAAATTGAACAAGGAAGTGACCTCTACTTGTTTGCCTTGGACATATTCCTGAAGAAGGAATACAGGgaagtttttcttcaacttaaGAAACCTAGTGTAAGGATTGCATGGTTGCAGCGCTTGCAATCACTTGGTCCACCTTTGTAA
- the LOC132186156 gene encoding uncharacterized protein At2g39920, producing the protein MSAYGHQMEREYSARSLSNRENSGTEMGSRYVMESGFYMTSFAATIFIAGLVTVGVLLITLLIALTVMLQSCQSKSSGVVEIQKPSDDYNDCKIFALYAELNSLEADEFPSICRDFASQYIRVGQYARDLNATMLVVENYFSSIMPLNNVLDVVLIDIDDILSSNLHHINPLMHRFDQFSCSDCIEEAKHLKHLLIFRLYMKLQASGWPLILLSRKSQRQQNATVGHLLSAGYSGWTSLIMRSDDEVHMDSCEYFSRRRAVMQKSGFHIAGVISSHMDALTGPYLGKRIFKLPNAIYYNLERQIGKSVPE; encoded by the exons ATGTCTGCATATGGCCATCAAATGGAGCGGGAGTACTCCGCGCGGAGTCTCTCCAATAGAGAAAATTCCG GCACGGAGATGGGAAGTCGTTATGTGATGGAGTCAGGGTTCTACATGACATCTTTTGCTGCAACAATCTTCATTGCTGGCCTTGTAACTGTTGGGGTTTTATTAATCACTTTGCTGATTGCATTAACAGTAATGTTGCAATCTTGCCAAAGTAAGAGTTCAGGAGTTGTTGAAATTCAGAAACCAAGTGATGATTACAATGATTGCAAGATTTTTGCTCTGTATGCAGAGCTCAACAGCTTGGAAGCAGATGAATTCCCTTCAATTTGCAGGGATTTTGCTAGCCAGTATATTAGAGTAGGTCAATATGCGAGAGATTTAAATGCTACTATGCTGGTGGTTGAGAACTATTTCAGTAGCATTATGCCGCTAAACAATGTTCTGGATGTTGTATTAATTGACATAGATGACATTCTTTCCTCAAATCTTCACCATATCAATCCATTAATGCACag ATTTGATCAGTTCAGTTGTAGTGATTGTATTGAAGAGGCTAAGCATCTGAAGCACCTGCTTATCTTTAGATTATACATGAAACTTCAAGCTAGTGGGTGGCCTTTAATTTTGTTATCAAGAAAGTCTCAGAGACAACAGAATGCCACTGTAGGGCATCTTCTTTCTGCAGGATATAGTGGTTGGACTTCATTGATTATGAG ATCGGATGATGAAGTGCATATGGATAGCTGTGAATACTTTTCCAGACGAAGGGCAGTGATGCAGAAATCTGGCTTCCATATAGCAGGTGTGATAAGCAGCCACATGGATGCTTTAACAGGCCCATATTTAGGAAAGCGTATTTTTAAGCTTCCGAATGCTatatattacaatttggagCGTCAAATTGGGAAATCTGTTCCAGAATAG